Sequence from the Limibacillus sp. genome:
TTCTCTGCCCGCGTGAGTGGAACGACGCCGTGATCGCGGCCACGAACCGCGAGTTGATGGCCTACGCCGACCGGCATGGACGGCTGGCGCTGCAAAGCGCGATTTCAGGCGGGCAGTACGAACATCCGGATGGGCTGTTCTATGGCGGTCGCGAAGCAACCTGGTCGAACCGGACTCTGATCGGAATCCTGACCGGCTACCTCGGCGGGGCGAAGCGGGTCGCGCTCATCGACTATCACACCGGCCTGGGGCCGAGAGGTCATGGGGAGCGCATCTGCGCGGCAGCGCCCGGCGGGCCCGGACATGCCCGTGCCGAAGCCTTCTACGACGGCGATATCACCTCGCCCTTTCTCGGCACCTCCGCCTCCGTGCCTCTCCACGGCGTTAATCTGACGGCTATCGAGGCGGCCCTGCCCCACTGCGAGGTGACCGCCGTGGCGCTGGAATACGGGACGATCCCGACCGAGGAGGTGAAGCTCGCCCTTCGCGCGGACAACTGGCTGCATCAGCACGGCGATCCGGCGGGCGAAAAGGGCAAGGCGATCAAGCAGCAGATCCGCGCCGCCTTCTACCAGGACGCCGCCGATTGGAAGGAAGCCGTCTGGGAACGGGCCCTGGAAACGCAGCGATTGGCGCTGAGCGGTTTGTGGGCCGGTTAACGCCCCGGCGCGCCGTTTCCGCCCTCTTCCCCCTTCAGGCGTTTGAACACCCGGATATGCATCGGCGAGGTTCGCAGAAGCGGCGTGTACTTTCCCTTCTGATCGCTGCCAGGCGAGCGGCGCCGGGTCATGCGGTAGAGCACGAAGAGAATGAAGCTGCCGTGCAGCACCGATGTGTAGGTGAAGAAGTAGCGCGGATCGGTGAGCGCGATCACCTGCCCTGCGATCGCCGGCCCGACGGCCGCACCCAGCGCGAAGGAGAGCGTGAGCGTCGCTGACAGCGCGACGTAGTCGCCCGGTCCGGCGAAGTCGTTGGCGTGCGCCACGGACAGGGAATAGAGCG
This genomic interval carries:
- a CDS encoding M14 family metallopeptidase, with protein sequence MSHPENFFSASYEEARARFLEASRREGGAHQSFVNDRARGMAEETLTCDAVWHGPEDAEAVLVTLSATHGAEGFCGSGVQLGTLASGEASGLPEKTALLQIHAINPYGFSWLRRVTEDNVDLNRNFLRHGEEPYPGNRGYEELHGILCPREWNDAVIAATNRELMAYADRHGRLALQSAISGGQYEHPDGLFYGGREATWSNRTLIGILTGYLGGAKRVALIDYHTGLGPRGHGERICAAAPGGPGHARAEAFYDGDITSPFLGTSASVPLHGVNLTAIEAALPHCEVTAVALEYGTIPTEEVKLALRADNWLHQHGDPAGEKGKAIKQQIRAAFYQDAADWKEAVWERALETQRLALSGLWAG